From Natronincola ferrireducens, the proteins below share one genomic window:
- a CDS encoding tetratricopeptide repeat protein, with translation MKDNQYMLENYKIIGNKFKEEDQLEKALHFYNKAYDCKGGNKDIELLLNMGLLYDELGQFDLAKIKYEEVLHIDAKEARAYYSMAVAYDNEKNYIEAIKYYKKAIEIDPYYDRAYFFLANAYDEIGEKEKAIQYYNKVIEMISDDFWAYVNLGSIYEETNQDDLALQMMEQALILDPQHYKALFNMGVILKKLGKKHEAINYYRLSIEENPYFPYSYFNLAIIYKENGDYTKGIEALTEAINYNKDVAVLYYNRACLYSLLEHSEGAMKDLIKATEIDNNLIQYMKEDEELNFLRDFEAYKAVFGEA, from the coding sequence ATGAAGGATAATCAATATATGCTGGAAAATTACAAGATTATTGGTAATAAGTTTAAAGAGGAAGATCAACTGGAAAAAGCCCTTCATTTTTATAATAAAGCATATGACTGCAAGGGGGGGAACAAAGATATAGAATTGCTATTAAATATGGGACTTTTATATGATGAGTTAGGACAGTTTGACTTAGCAAAAATTAAATATGAAGAGGTATTACATATTGATGCCAAAGAAGCTAGGGCATATTACAGTATGGCAGTGGCCTACGACAATGAAAAAAATTATATAGAAGCTATTAAGTATTATAAGAAAGCAATTGAAATAGATCCATATTATGATAGGGCTTATTTTTTTCTTGCTAATGCCTATGATGAGATAGGTGAGAAGGAAAAAGCTATTCAATATTATAACAAGGTTATTGAAATGATTTCAGATGACTTTTGGGCCTATGTCAATCTTGGATCTATTTATGAAGAAACCAATCAAGATGACTTGGCATTGCAAATGATGGAACAAGCCTTAATACTAGACCCACAACATTATAAAGCACTATTTAATATGGGGGTAATTTTAAAAAAACTAGGAAAAAAACATGAGGCCATCAATTATTATCGTTTATCTATTGAAGAAAACCCCTATTTTCCCTACAGCTATTTTAATCTAGCCATCATTTATAAAGAAAATGGAGATTATACAAAGGGAATCGAAGCTCTTACTGAAGCCATCAATTATAATAAAGATGTTGCAGTTCTTTATTATAATAGAGCTTGTTTGTATAGCCTGTTGGAACATTCTGAAGGGGCCATGAAGGATTTGATTAAAGCAACGGAAATAGATAATAATTTAATTCAATATATGAAAGAAGATGAAGAACTAAATTTTCTAAGGGATTTTGAGGCATACAAGGCTGTGTTTGGAGAAGCCTAA
- a CDS encoding ribonuclease H-like YkuK family protein, translated as MKSITYGEISFEQVCEKIKEYTIKDLESDYVISVGTDSQNIDGYTKMVSVIAIVRRTKGGIFFYDIKRVKKIKNLRQKIFKETQYSIDLASKVMEFLDENRIYAALEVHVDIGINGHTKKLIREIVGWVIGSGFKCCMKPDSYTSSGIADRISKKGSKVC; from the coding sequence ATGAAAAGTATCACCTATGGAGAGATAAGCTTTGAGCAGGTTTGTGAAAAGATTAAGGAGTATACTATCAAGGATTTAGAATCAGATTATGTTATTTCTGTAGGGACAGACTCACAAAATATAGATGGCTATACCAAAATGGTTTCAGTTATTGCTATTGTCCGAAGAACAAAAGGGGGTATTTTCTTTTATGATATAAAAAGAGTAAAAAAAATAAAAAACCTACGACAAAAAATCTTTAAAGAAACCCAATATAGTATTGATTTAGCATCAAAGGTTATGGAGTTTCTTGATGAAAATCGTATATATGCTGCCCTAGAGGTTCACGTAGATATTGGAATTAATGGTCACACAAAAAAGTTGATCAGGGAAATTGTAGGTTGGGTCATAGGTTCAGGATTTAAATGCTGTATGAAACCTGACTCCTATACCTCCAGTGGTATTGCCGATAGGATTTCCAAAAAGGGAAGTAAGGTATGTTGA
- a CDS encoding peptidylprolyl isomerase has protein sequence MKNPIVTFVMEDGSEMKAELYPEIAPNTVNNFISLVKKGFYNGVIFHRVIPGFMIQGGDPQGVGTGGPGYSIKGEFSGNGFKNSLKHTKGVLSMARSMSPDSAGSQFFVMVENAPHLDGQYAAFGKVIEGVDTAEKIVAVKRNANDKPLEDQRMKEVTVETFGEEYPEPEKL, from the coding sequence ATGAAAAATCCAATCGTTACCTTTGTGATGGAGGATGGCAGTGAAATGAAGGCAGAGCTTTATCCAGAGATTGCTCCCAACACAGTGAATAATTTCATTTCTCTAGTTAAGAAAGGGTTTTATAATGGTGTAATTTTTCATCGGGTTATCCCTGGATTTATGATTCAAGGAGGAGACCCACAGGGAGTAGGTACTGGTGGTCCAGGATATTCCATTAAAGGAGAGTTTTCAGGAAATGGATTCAAAAACTCCTTAAAGCATACAAAGGGTGTGCTTTCTATGGCTAGATCTATGAGCCCTGATTCAGCTGGTTCCCAATTCTTTGTTATGGTGGAAAATGCCCCCCATCTAGACGGGCAGTATGCTGCTTTTGGTAAAGTGATAGAGGGTGTAGATACCGCTGAAAAAATTGTAGCAGTTAAAAGAAATGCTAACGATAAGCCCCTGGAAGATCAAAGAATGAAGGAAGTTACTGTTGAAACCTTTGGAGAGGAATATCCAGAGCCAGAAAAACTATAA
- a CDS encoding helix-turn-helix domain-containing protein, translated as MIALIGQRIREIRHKRGMTLNELASQIDVTASYISQVERDLIEPSLSSLRKIAVALGVPLFTFLHDDSIDPVVVRAAERKQLALPESSIIYEFVTPMVADQKVQPKMEIIYFTLAPKSWTSDENITHQADECVFVINGDLEIYLDDKKYCLQAGDSVYIKENIGHRFYNPTDKIVTGLTNITPAIY; from the coding sequence ATGATTGCTTTGATAGGTCAAAGAATTAGAGAAATAAGGCACAAAAGAGGAATGACCCTCAATGAATTAGCTTCTCAAATAGATGTTACGGCTAGTTACATATCCCAAGTAGAAAGGGATCTTATAGAACCTTCGCTATCATCTTTAAGAAAAATAGCAGTTGCTTTGGGAGTACCCTTGTTTACTTTTTTACATGATGATTCAATCGACCCCGTAGTGGTAAGGGCAGCTGAAAGAAAACAACTAGCGCTACCAGAAAGCAGTATTATTTATGAGTTTGTCACACCTATGGTGGCTGATCAAAAGGTTCAACCTAAAATGGAGATTATTTATTTTACACTGGCCCCTAAATCTTGGACAAGCGATGAAAATATTACTCATCAAGCAGATGAATGTGTTTTTGTTATTAATGGGGATCTAGAAATTTATTTAGATGACAAAAAATATTGCCTACAGGCAGGGGACAGCGTGTATATTAAAGAAAACATAGGCCACAGATTTTATAACCCAACCGATAAGATTGTGACAGGATTAACCAACATCACACCAGCCATTTATTAG
- a CDS encoding flavodoxin family protein gives MIEKKLELRKLVIYYSFEGNTKFIAENIAKITDADLAELKPKKELTSKGFMKYIWGGSQVMMKKRPELYPLEKNPEDYDIIFIGTPVWAWTFAPPLSTFFHSNSLQNKKIALFSCNRGQNGKTFENMKKELEGNDILGEIELFDPLLKDKNKNLQKIEEWIKGMFINL, from the coding sequence ATGATAGAAAAAAAATTAGAATTGAGGAAACTGGTGATATATTATTCCTTTGAAGGAAATACCAAATTTATTGCAGAAAATATTGCTAAAATCACTGATGCTGATTTAGCAGAGCTAAAGCCTAAAAAGGAGTTAACCTCTAAAGGCTTTATGAAGTATATTTGGGGCGGTAGCCAGGTAATGATGAAAAAAAGACCAGAACTTTATCCTTTAGAGAAAAACCCTGAAGATTATGATATAATATTTATTGGCACCCCCGTTTGGGCATGGACCTTTGCTCCACCATTAAGTACTTTCTTTCACAGCAATAGTCTACAAAACAAGAAAATTGCTTTGTTTAGCTGTAATAGAGGACAAAATGGAAAAACCTTTGAAAACATGAAAAAAGAACTGGAAGGAAACGATATTTTAGGAGAGATAGAACTTTTTGATCCCCTACTAAAAGATAAAAATAAAAATCTTCAGAAGATAGAGGAATGGATAAAGGGAATGTTTATCAACCTATAA
- a CDS encoding DMT family transporter: MQQVNRYLPILAGITASTIFGFSFLFTKEALAVISPFHLLGFRFIFAVGLLVVLQLMGIIKISFQGKPLGALFLLAFFQPILYFVCETSGINMTSASEAGMMIALIPVVVTILAMIFLGEKPTKLQLFFIGLSVVGVIFIIVMTGKVNLGDNLKGMFVLLGAVLAAGVFNVLSRKSSIYFKPVEITYVMMWVGLVAFNTIAIGQHIVMGNLGNYFEPLKHPQAIISIVYLGVLSSVIAFLMLNFMLSKLEASKSAVFSNLVTVVSIIAGVVFRKEPFYWFHGVGALMILIGVWGTNYFVKQKNLYEIRFETMRRQL; the protein is encoded by the coding sequence GTGCAACAAGTAAATAGATATTTACCTATATTAGCAGGCATAACTGCATCAACTATATTTGGATTTTCCTTTTTGTTTACAAAGGAAGCTTTAGCTGTTATTAGTCCTTTTCATCTACTGGGCTTTCGATTTATTTTTGCCGTGGGCCTATTGGTAGTGCTACAGCTTATGGGAATCATCAAAATAAGCTTTCAAGGAAAGCCCTTAGGAGCATTGTTTCTTTTAGCCTTCTTTCAACCAATATTATATTTTGTGTGTGAAACCTCAGGGATCAACATGACTTCTGCTTCTGAAGCTGGGATGATGATTGCTTTGATACCCGTTGTAGTTACAATTTTGGCCATGATTTTTTTAGGAGAAAAACCAACCAAACTACAGCTATTCTTCATAGGATTATCTGTTGTAGGGGTAATTTTCATTATTGTTATGACAGGGAAGGTCAATTTAGGGGACAATTTAAAAGGGATGTTTGTTTTATTGGGGGCTGTACTAGCAGCAGGAGTATTCAATGTATTATCTAGAAAATCCTCTATATATTTCAAACCAGTAGAAATTACTTATGTGATGATGTGGGTGGGACTAGTTGCTTTTAACACTATAGCCATTGGACAGCATATTGTTATGGGGAATCTAGGTAACTACTTTGAACCCTTAAAACATCCTCAAGCAATAATTTCTATTGTATATTTAGGGGTATTATCCTCCGTGATTGCTTTTCTTATGTTGAACTTTATGCTATCCAAGCTAGAAGCATCAAAATCTGCAGTATTTAGCAATCTGGTGACGGTTGTTTCTATTATAGCTGGAGTTGTTTTTAGAAAAGAACCCTTTTATTGGTTTCATGGAGTAGGTGCTTTGATGATTTTAATTGGGGTGTGGGGTACCAATTATTTTGTGAAGCAGAAAAACCTCTATGAAATACGATTTGAGACTATGCGACGACAATTATAG
- a CDS encoding bifunctional diguanylate cyclase/phosphodiesterase, translated as MFKNPFRSIKQKFLFILIVGISLNILVLVYTCTLITKDIIIDMLHNNNLKHVETYAQVVENWFKERFNEIDIYANTDLIKSMETPKIQSYLQKEMEEKADIYADLFVIEADGTFHSHTGINIDNIGYRDYFSKVMTGERVLSNPIVSTSTGKQIVVVAVPIKNEEEEVLGVMGGSVDLIKLYSLIEGFKGNGSGGYSYIVDSNGVVITHPNKDYIMRRNIYLLSKNASSEIIVGSKETLSREKGRVLYTYGGVESNGYYHVIDNTEGWWIVYKVPTYEAANILNRLLDLVGVATLIILCLGVVLSFYFTHKNTKPIIELKEVFDKAAKGDLSVRAETKYADELGEAGKSFNIMMDKISSLTYYDAITHLPNRDYFIEELTKELAHRIVDEKKLSIVLISINKFKSINDMYGFDEGDEVLKEMGRRIKTIIGEENKVARIGADEFALLFYEVPVRSKILKKVEELLDKITQDITLEGHELHISCRAGIVFFPQDGKDSDTLFKKASIARLRAKQKRQNEYQVYNEEVNKQLTEELTMERNLYHAIENQELYLEFQPFIHIKTGEIVEAEALLRWRHPRKGIIPPGRFIPLAEKTGLIVPIGNWVLREACRQNRAWQDLGLNPIVISVNVSVIQFMRQDFIETIKSILNETKLNPKYLALEITEGVAMEEIEKNIKKFHQLKKLGVKISIDDFGTGFSSLNYFAKFPIDSLKIDRSFIQNIANNQQARAIVSTIISMAQALGVENIAEGVETEEQLSFIKSIGCHKAQGYFFSKPLAAQNLEKLLMENKTYNH; from the coding sequence ATGTTTAAAAATCCTTTTAGAAGTATTAAACAAAAATTTCTGTTCATATTGATTGTAGGTATTAGCCTTAATATTCTTGTTTTAGTATACACCTGCACCCTAATTACGAAAGATATTATTATCGACATGCTCCACAATAATAATCTTAAACATGTAGAAACCTATGCTCAAGTCGTTGAAAACTGGTTTAAAGAACGCTTCAATGAAATAGATATATATGCCAATACAGACCTAATAAAATCAATGGAAACCCCAAAAATTCAATCCTATCTCCAGAAGGAGATGGAAGAAAAGGCAGATATTTATGCAGATTTATTTGTGATAGAAGCAGATGGTACTTTCCATAGTCATACTGGTATTAATATTGATAACATAGGTTATAGGGACTATTTTTCTAAGGTAATGACTGGTGAAAGGGTGCTATCAAACCCTATAGTATCTACGTCTACAGGAAAGCAAATAGTTGTTGTGGCAGTTCCTATAAAGAATGAGGAAGAAGAAGTACTGGGGGTAATGGGGGGTTCTGTAGATTTAATAAAATTATATAGCTTGATTGAGGGGTTTAAGGGTAATGGTAGTGGAGGCTATTCCTATATCGTAGACAGCAATGGAGTGGTTATTACCCACCCTAATAAAGATTACATTATGAGACGGAACATCTACCTATTATCTAAAAACGCTAGTAGTGAAATTATAGTTGGATCAAAGGAAACTCTGTCTAGGGAAAAGGGTAGAGTCCTTTATACCTATGGGGGTGTAGAAAGTAATGGTTATTATCATGTAATAGATAATACTGAGGGTTGGTGGATTGTTTATAAAGTACCTACCTATGAAGCAGCCAATATTCTGAATAGATTACTTGATTTAGTGGGAGTAGCAACGCTAATCATACTATGTCTAGGGGTTGTACTGAGTTTCTACTTTACCCACAAAAACACAAAGCCTATTATTGAGCTTAAGGAGGTTTTTGACAAAGCCGCTAAGGGTGACTTATCAGTGAGGGCTGAAACAAAGTATGCTGATGAACTGGGGGAAGCAGGAAAGAGCTTTAATATTATGATGGATAAAATAAGCAGCCTTACCTACTATGATGCCATCACCCATTTACCAAATAGAGATTACTTTATAGAGGAGCTGACAAAAGAGCTAGCCCATCGAATAGTAGATGAAAAGAAATTAAGTATTGTATTGATTTCCATCAACAAATTCAAGAGTATCAATGATATGTATGGATTTGATGAAGGGGATGAAGTATTAAAGGAAATGGGGAGAAGAATAAAAACAATAATAGGAGAGGAAAACAAGGTGGCTAGAATCGGTGCCGATGAATTTGCCCTGTTGTTTTATGAAGTACCAGTAAGAAGTAAAATTCTAAAAAAGGTAGAGGAGCTATTAGACAAGATTACACAAGATATTACTTTAGAAGGTCATGAGCTACATATAAGTTGCCGGGCAGGTATTGTATTTTTCCCTCAAGACGGAAAAGACTCCGATACCCTATTTAAGAAGGCAAGTATAGCAAGGCTTCGGGCCAAACAAAAAAGGCAAAATGAATACCAGGTTTATAACGAGGAAGTGAATAAACAATTAACAGAGGAGCTGACGATGGAGAGAAATCTTTATCATGCCATAGAAAATCAAGAACTTTATTTAGAGTTCCAACCTTTTATTCATATAAAAACTGGGGAAATTGTAGAGGCGGAGGCTCTCCTTCGATGGCGGCATCCAAGGAAGGGTATAATACCCCCTGGGAGATTTATTCCGTTGGCGGAAAAAACCGGACTAATTGTTCCTATTGGTAACTGGGTTTTAAGGGAAGCCTGTAGGCAGAATAGGGCTTGGCAGGATCTAGGGTTAAATCCCATTGTTATATCTGTTAATGTATCTGTTATTCAGTTTATGCGGCAGGACTTTATTGAAACAATAAAAAGTATTTTAAATGAAACGAAACTGAATCCCAAATATCTTGCTCTAGAGATTACAGAGGGGGTGGCAATGGAGGAGATAGAAAAAAATATTAAAAAGTTTCATCAGCTGAAAAAATTAGGTGTAAAAATATCTATTGATGATTTTGGCACAGGTTTTTCTTCTCTAAATTACTTTGCTAAATTCCCTATAGATAGTTTAAAAATTGATCGCTCCTTTATACAAAATATTGCCAACAATCAACAGGCAAGGGCTATTGTTTCTACCATTATATCTATGGCACAAGCCTTGGGGGTAGAAAATATTGCAGAAGGAGTAGAAACAGAGGAACAACTAAGCTTTATTAAAAGCATAGGTTGCCATAAGGCTCAGGGCTATTTTTTCAGTAAACCCTTAGCAGCCCAAAACCTTGAAAAGCTACTGATGGAAAACAAAACATACAACCACTAG
- a CDS encoding DUF4236 domain-containing protein, producing the protein MGLRFKKSMNLGKGVRLNLSKSGVGLSGGVKGFRVGVGPRGIRTSTSIPGTGISYVKEQRLTSSKQHSEKPHVQVVSKSSYSSYLGSEVPKKLRSKKYHLQSILGALGILFVFASFFNIIFLLLGVLCIYGKSAWRKKTDAAAKSYGDAINFYRVKKYDKCIEAIDHIFSHSNADLDLYLTKAECFLEMDKIDEAYNVYKDYFQKIELHNLDSLHYWPPKATAIALAIENKDFDFALSIIETLPEEEIEGIDFSLWKNYFKGLCFMGKNLYEIAIEVFKNAIGRKRRMEEPYINCHYYLGIAYGRLGKNSLALQRFQRVYGVNTSFKNISAIMQAISEGKDLLSVLDSL; encoded by the coding sequence ATGGGGTTAAGATTTAAAAAAAGTATGAATCTTGGTAAAGGAGTTCGGTTAAACCTCAGTAAAAGTGGTGTAGGCCTTAGCGGAGGTGTCAAAGGGTTTCGTGTTGGTGTAGGTCCTAGGGGTATTAGAACTAGTACCTCTATCCCTGGCACAGGTATTTCCTACGTTAAAGAACAACGTTTAACCAGTTCTAAGCAGCACAGCGAAAAACCTCACGTACAGGTAGTAAGTAAAAGTAGTTATAGCTCTTATTTAGGTTCAGAGGTTCCTAAAAAATTAAGAAGCAAAAAGTATCATCTACAATCTATACTAGGGGCTTTAGGTATTCTCTTTGTTTTTGCCAGCTTTTTCAATATAATCTTTCTTTTATTAGGAGTATTATGTATTTATGGAAAAAGTGCTTGGAGGAAAAAAACCGATGCAGCCGCCAAAAGCTATGGAGATGCCATTAACTTCTATAGGGTAAAAAAATATGATAAATGTATTGAAGCAATAGATCATATTTTCTCCCATTCAAATGCCGATTTAGACTTATATCTCACTAAAGCGGAATGTTTTTTAGAAATGGACAAGATTGATGAAGCCTATAATGTCTACAAGGACTATTTTCAAAAGATAGAGCTACACAACTTAGATAGTCTCCATTACTGGCCCCCCAAGGCTACTGCCATAGCTTTAGCAATCGAAAATAAAGATTTTGATTTCGCCCTCAGCATCATTGAAACCTTGCCAGAGGAAGAAATAGAAGGAATTGACTTTTCCCTATGGAAAAATTATTTTAAGGGCCTTTGCTTTATGGGAAAAAACCTTTATGAGATAGCAATAGAGGTCTTTAAAAATGCAATAGGTCGAAAAAGAAGAATGGAGGAGCCTTATATTAACTGTCATTACTATTTAGGTATTGCCTATGGTAGGCTTGGCAAAAACAGTTTAGCTCTTCAAAGATTCCAGCGGGTCTACGGGGTAAATACTTCCTTTAAAAATATCTCCGCCATCATGCAGGCAATTTCTGAAGGAAAGGATTTACTTTCGGTTTTAGATAGTCTTTAA
- a CDS encoding NAD(P)-dependent malic enzyme: MSLIEKSLRFHEEKRGKIEVTSKITVENRENLSLAYTPGVAEPCKKIYEDKEAAYTYTAKGNLVAVVTDGTAVLGLGDIGPEAAMPVMEGKAILFKEFGDIDAFPISLATKDVEEIVKTIKMIAPTFGGINLEDISAPRCFEIERRLKKELDIPIFHDDQHGTAIVVVAGVINALKVVGKSMEDVTIVINGAGAAGMAITKMLINMKPKDIILCDRGGIIHRNNPNNNDFKEEIAKITNKKEKRGSLKDAMVGADIFIGVSVADVVTEDMIKTMNKEAIVFALANPVPEIMPDIALKGGAKVVGSGRSDFPNQINNLLAFPGIFRGALDVRAKEINEEMKLAAAYAIADIIGEEELRPDYVIPEVFDKRVVKRVAKAVGRAAIETGTTMVK, translated from the coding sequence ATGAGTTTAATAGAAAAAAGTCTAAGGTTCCATGAAGAAAAAAGAGGAAAAATAGAAGTGACCTCTAAAATAACTGTAGAAAACAGAGAAAATTTGAGTCTTGCCTATACTCCGGGAGTGGCGGAGCCCTGCAAAAAAATTTATGAAGATAAAGAGGCCGCCTATACATATACTGCCAAGGGGAATTTAGTTGCAGTAGTTACTGACGGTACAGCAGTATTAGGCTTAGGGGATATAGGTCCTGAGGCTGCCATGCCAGTTATGGAGGGAAAAGCCATCCTTTTTAAGGAATTTGGTGATATAGATGCCTTTCCTATCTCCTTAGCTACAAAGGATGTGGAGGAAATCGTCAAAACCATCAAGATGATTGCACCTACCTTTGGAGGTATTAATTTAGAAGATATTAGTGCTCCTAGGTGCTTTGAAATTGAAAGAAGATTAAAAAAAGAATTAGACATTCCTATATTTCATGACGACCAGCACGGCACTGCTATTGTAGTGGTGGCTGGGGTGATTAATGCTTTAAAGGTAGTAGGCAAGTCAATGGAAGATGTAACAATTGTTATCAACGGAGCTGGTGCAGCTGGAATGGCCATTACAAAAATGCTTATAAATATGAAGCCAAAGGACATTATATTATGTGATAGAGGGGGAATAATCCATAGAAATAATCCTAATAACAATGATTTTAAGGAAGAAATTGCAAAGATAACAAATAAGAAGGAAAAAAGAGGTTCATTAAAGGATGCTATGGTGGGAGCAGATATATTTATTGGAGTATCGGTAGCCGATGTTGTAACGGAGGATATGATAAAGACCATGAATAAGGAAGCCATTGTGTTTGCCCTAGCAAATCCAGTTCCTGAGATCATGCCGGACATAGCTTTAAAGGGGGGAGCAAAGGTAGTAGGCTCTGGCCGATCGGATTTTCCAAATCAAATCAACAACTTACTGGCCTTCCCTGGGATTTTTAGAGGTGCCTTAGATGTGAGGGCTAAGGAAATAAATGAAGAAATGAAGCTAGCAGCTGCTTATGCTATAGCTGATATTATAGGTGAAGAGGAATTAAGACCAGATTATGTGATTCCTGAGGTTTTTGATAAGCGGGTGGTAAAAAGGGTAGCAAAAGCAGTGGGAAGAGCAGCTATAGAAACTGGAACTACCATGGTTAAGTAA
- a CDS encoding peptide chain release factor 3, translating to MQKDFLKEVRRRRTFAIISHPDAGKTTLTEKLLLYGGAIRLAGSVKSRRAQKHAVSDWMEIEKQRGISVTSSVMQFDYNNYCINILDTPGHQDFSEDTYRTLMAADSAVMVIDFAKGVEEQTKKLFEVCKMRGIPIFTFINKLDRAGKDPFELMEEIENVLGIRSYPMNWPIGIHGNFKGVYNRQKSQIEVFNEGKHGQTVVESVVGDVTDNIFKDLVGEDLHQQLMEEIELLDVAGDNFDLNKVLKGELTPVFFGSAMTNFGVRPFLEGFLEMTTPPIARMSNKGEIDPESNNFTGFIFKIQANMNPAHRDRIAFIRICSGKFQKGMSVNHVRVNKTVKLAQPQQFLAQDRAVVEEAYPGDIIGVHDPGIFNIGDTLCQDNSKVEYEGIPAFAPEHFAKVYAKDSMKRKQFVKGIEQISEEGAIQVFKRPHAGVEELLVGVVGVLQFEVLQYRLEKEYGVDIKMQSLPYRHVRWVEKENFNYDRFSLTMDSLIAEDKYGKPVVLFENQWSIQKVEERNPGTILKRVSTK from the coding sequence ATGCAAAAGGATTTTTTAAAAGAAGTGAGACGAAGAAGAACCTTTGCTATTATATCTCACCCTGATGCTGGAAAAACAACCTTAACGGAAAAATTATTACTCTACGGGGGAGCTATACGTTTGGCGGGCTCTGTTAAATCTAGAAGGGCACAAAAGCATGCTGTTTCCGATTGGATGGAAATCGAAAAGCAAAGGGGTATTTCTGTTACCTCCAGTGTTATGCAATTTGATTATAACAATTATTGTATTAATATACTGGATACCCCAGGACATCAAGACTTTAGTGAAGACACCTATAGAACCCTTATGGCAGCCGATAGTGCTGTTATGGTAATTGACTTTGCCAAAGGGGTAGAGGAGCAAACCAAAAAACTTTTCGAGGTTTGCAAAATGAGGGGAATACCAATCTTCACCTTTATTAACAAGCTAGACAGAGCTGGAAAGGACCCCTTTGAGTTAATGGAGGAAATAGAAAATGTATTAGGTATTCGCTCCTATCCCATGAATTGGCCTATCGGCATCCATGGAAACTTTAAAGGCGTCTATAATAGACAAAAATCTCAAATAGAGGTATTTAATGAGGGCAAACATGGACAAACTGTTGTGGAGTCTGTTGTTGGAGATGTAACCGATAATATATTTAAAGATTTAGTAGGAGAAGATCTACATCAACAACTGATGGAGGAGATAGAGTTATTAGATGTAGCAGGAGATAACTTTGACTTAAACAAGGTTTTAAAGGGAGAGTTAACCCCTGTATTTTTTGGAAGTGCCATGACAAACTTTGGGGTCAGACCCTTCCTAGAAGGATTTTTGGAAATGACCACCCCCCCAATAGCTAGAATGAGCAATAAAGGGGAGATTGACCCGGAAAGCAACAATTTCACAGGCTTTATTTTTAAAATTCAAGCCAACATGAATCCTGCCCACAGAGATAGGATTGCCTTTATCCGAATTTGCTCAGGAAAATTCCAAAAGGGTATGTCGGTAAACCATGTGAGAGTCAATAAAACTGTAAAATTAGCCCAACCTCAGCAATTTTTAGCTCAGGATAGGGCAGTGGTGGAGGAAGCTTATCCAGGAGATATTATCGGGGTCCATGATCCTGGGATATTTAATATAGGAGATACCCTTTGTCAAGATAACTCCAAGGTGGAATATGAGGGAATACCTGCATTTGCGCCTGAACACTTTGCTAAGGTCTATGCTAAGGATTCTATGAAGAGAAAGCAATTTGTTAAAGGAATAGAACAGATATCAGAAGAAGGAGCTATTCAAGTCTTTAAAAGACCCCATGCAGGTGTAGAGGAATTGCTAGTAGGTGTTGTAGGAGTCTTGCAATTTGAAGTGCTACAATATAGGTTGGAAAAGGAATATGGTGTAGATATAAAAATGCAATCCCTACCCTATAGACATGTCCGATGGGTTGAAAAGGAAAACTTCAATTATGATAGGTTTAGTTTAACTATGGACAGTTTAATTGCTGAGGATAAATATGGAAAACCAGTGGTTTTATTTGAAAATCAATGGTCTATACAAAAAGTAGAGGAAAGAAATCCAGGCACTATACTAAAAAGGGTTTCCACTAAATAA